In Pseudoalteromonas sp. '520P1 No. 423', the following proteins share a genomic window:
- a CDS encoding TolC family protein has translation MKLISIFISMFLISACSHTHDIKKQPLKTTVPFIKQGAAPLDMRWWLSFDDENLNELVQNALNDNLSLKASSLRLKSKALDSNIAASSLYPSLNLNASTTVKPDDLNRASAASLGLSASWEINFFGRISANEQKVHWQYQGQQALFHADANLVAGNISNAWFSLISQKQKSKVLNTQFERISDSLKVISRRFAMGKNSITDIWQQQKLLKSIEVLQAKNVANIYSQQQKLALLLGVNTHELENLADRNLPILPALPNMGLPAKTLLHRPDIQYIITKIEAADSQLAIAISEQYPRITLRANYASAKNNTHDLLQNWSGNLITSFVMPLFDSGARKHNVSKKKLLLQALIVEYQEVWLKAVANVNQILVNEAQLLKVVENLTLQTRLAKQTQALINIKYLNGKSSYLNLLKAQESILVLERQMIDAQKNVMNNRVLLYRALSHGDFNRDQTAKNKNINTGIKS, from the coding sequence GTGAAGTTAATATCAATTTTTATCAGTATGTTTTTAATTTCGGCCTGTTCGCATACTCATGATATAAAAAAACAACCTTTAAAAACTACAGTTCCCTTTATTAAACAAGGTGCTGCACCTTTAGATATGCGCTGGTGGCTATCATTTGATGATGAAAACTTAAATGAACTTGTACAGAATGCTTTAAACGATAACTTATCCCTTAAAGCCAGTAGTTTAAGATTAAAAAGTAAGGCATTAGATAGCAATATTGCAGCCTCTTCTTTGTATCCAAGTTTAAACTTAAATGCGAGTACAACTGTAAAACCTGATGATTTAAACCGGGCAAGCGCAGCATCTTTAGGCTTAAGTGCTAGTTGGGAAATTAATTTTTTTGGTCGAATCTCTGCTAATGAACAAAAAGTACATTGGCAATACCAAGGACAACAAGCGTTGTTTCATGCCGATGCAAACTTAGTGGCTGGCAATATTAGCAATGCCTGGTTTTCTTTAATATCTCAAAAGCAAAAGAGTAAAGTACTCAATACTCAATTTGAGCGTATAAGTGATTCATTAAAGGTAATTAGTCGACGATTTGCTATGGGAAAAAATTCCATTACAGATATTTGGCAACAACAAAAATTATTAAAATCTATTGAGGTATTACAAGCAAAAAATGTTGCCAATATTTATAGTCAGCAACAGAAGTTGGCCTTATTGCTTGGTGTAAATACACATGAACTTGAAAACTTGGCTGATAGAAATTTACCGATTTTACCTGCATTACCAAACATGGGATTGCCAGCTAAAACTTTATTACACCGACCAGACATTCAATATATTATTACTAAAATTGAAGCCGCAGATTCGCAATTAGCAATTGCCATTTCAGAGCAATATCCGCGTATAACACTACGTGCTAATTATGCTTCAGCAAAAAATAATACACATGATCTGTTGCAGAACTGGTCCGGAAATTTAATCACTTCATTTGTAATGCCTTTGTTTGACTCAGGTGCAAGAAAACATAATGTTTCTAAAAAAAAGTTATTATTGCAGGCACTTATTGTTGAGTATCAAGAGGTATGGTTAAAAGCGGTTGCCAATGTTAACCAAATTTTGGTTAATGAAGCACAGTTATTAAAAGTGGTAGAAAATTTAACATTACAAACTAGATTAGCTAAACAAACTCAAGCCCTAATCAATATTAAATACCTCAATGGTAAATCTTCATATTTAAACTTACTCAAAGCACAAGAAAGCATTTTAGTTTTAGAAAGACAAATGATAGATGCTCAAAAAAATGTAATGAATAACCGAGTTTTACTTTATCGCGCATTAAGTCATGGGGACTTTAATCGTGATCAAACTGCTAAAAATAAAAACATTAATACAGGAATAAAGTCATGA
- a CDS encoding efflux RND transporter periplasmic adaptor subunit: protein MINLRFTKNKWLPLFIVLLGIGLGYQILVSAQQKPVEYLKQDKKRARIVYTEKLEKGSVIPIYHTSGFVIPAESVKVNGLVSGHVKTINPQAFPGAMLKKGQWLVKLNTEYLTLALKSEQARLVQAQANLALEQAEQLLAREELALVDNIDGFNIDQTLVLRKPQIEAAKSKVMIAQNNVAKAQLNLSRATILMPFDGKIISKNIGQGSRITTNSTLFSVVNSQRYWIEAKVPHQFLALLNTHAKVDIFQNRLWGDQKREAQYIATMPELDTKDRQVKILLAIDNPLNETLSQPKVFINDFLNIALKGKPIKKAWTIKHHWLQPDNTIWVVDKQSTLQKRNVEVLYKGTDDIFVKAKFKKGDKALAEKPGIASIGLKVKRRKNLAIEQTQTAKKTDNKRQGVDHEI, encoded by the coding sequence ATGATTAATTTAAGATTTACTAAAAATAAATGGCTGCCTTTATTTATTGTTTTATTAGGAATTGGCTTAGGTTATCAAATCTTAGTGTCTGCCCAGCAAAAACCAGTGGAATACTTAAAACAAGATAAGAAACGTGCTCGGATTGTATATACAGAGAAACTAGAAAAGGGCTCTGTAATACCTATCTATCATACTTCTGGATTTGTGATCCCAGCTGAGTCAGTAAAAGTAAATGGGTTAGTATCGGGGCATGTTAAAACGATAAACCCGCAAGCTTTTCCGGGAGCTATGCTTAAAAAAGGTCAGTGGCTTGTAAAGCTCAATACTGAATACTTAACATTAGCGTTAAAATCTGAACAGGCAAGGCTAGTGCAAGCACAGGCTAATTTAGCGCTTGAGCAGGCTGAACAACTATTAGCACGGGAAGAGCTTGCGTTAGTTGATAACATTGATGGCTTTAATATTGATCAAACTTTAGTTTTGAGAAAACCACAAATTGAAGCGGCTAAATCTAAAGTGATGATAGCTCAAAATAATGTCGCCAAGGCACAATTAAACTTATCACGCGCAACAATATTAATGCCATTTGATGGCAAAATTATATCAAAAAATATAGGGCAAGGCAGTCGTATTACAACTAATTCAACTCTATTTTCAGTGGTCAATAGCCAACGTTATTGGATAGAAGCAAAAGTTCCTCATCAATTTTTAGCATTATTAAATACTCACGCTAAGGTTGATATATTTCAAAATCGTTTATGGGGTGATCAAAAACGTGAAGCGCAATATATCGCAACGATGCCAGAGCTTGATACCAAAGATAGACAAGTAAAAATATTATTAGCAATTGATAATCCCTTAAATGAAACTTTGAGTCAGCCAAAAGTTTTTATTAATGACTTTTTGAATATCGCTTTAAAAGGAAAACCGATTAAAAAAGCGTGGACGATTAAGCATCATTGGTTACAGCCTGATAATACAATTTGGGTGGTGGATAAACAAAGTACATTGCAAAAGCGAAATGTAGAAGTACTTTATAAAGGCACTGATGATATTTTTGTGAAAGCAAAATTTAAAAAAGGTGATAAAGCTTTAGCAGAAAAACCTGGCATCGCCAGCATAGGGCTTAAAGTAAAACGTCGTAAGAATTTAGCAATCGAGCAAACACAAACAGCTAAAAAAACTGATAATAAACGCCAAGGAGTAGATCATGAAATCTAA
- a CDS encoding efflux RND transporter permease subunit: MKSNPISWMIRHGVAPHLLMLALILGGLVMSFIIRKEYMPETSRDTLSVYVSYPGAAPSEIEHSIAVPIEAAIHSLSGISEVNTFIGTGWVRVRAQLEAGANGQKIYQDAQQVVNRISSFPASMERPRVKLDTRVIDVMELIVHGDMDRFTLKRLTEQVRDRILQSPYISQIKLKGFPKEEIHVEISQADLQAYGLTLNQVSALLKKNVVEQSAGKIKANNGDIIVSVDQRAFWAQKLKNVPVISDKSGDQLTLGDIAKVTEGFADERNLVTYNGQLSAQLNIYRMGEQTPSQIAQSIEKMWPEILAMLPENAGIAIVDDDAKNYQKRLSLLLKNAFLGLLLVLIIMSLFLQFKLAFWVVAGIPSSFLGAMLFLPVFDVSINMVSMFGFIIALGIVVDDAIIAGENIYAHMQEGLSFHDAAIKGANEVAKPLTFAILTNIVAFLPLLLLPGSMKLLFGAIPIVVVLCFVVSWIEALFILPSHLAHIKDKPPNKFEIALNKAQSRCNYGLNKFVNDVYFPILNKCLNWPALTLAVAAFIFCIVLAYAFSGKMGFSLYPKMDARWVKASYEISETTTEQQAIALRGLLENSAKSMIADYKIADSVVSIRSIIRDNSVEVALLLVESEEREYATRDIKQFWRVQAKSLSRYGKLRFSGARRGSSALATASLTIELRHSDSTILAQGAKDAVSFLDSIEHVVATVNSLEEGTPQWKLTLNENGRALGLDAVELSKQMRAALYGAKAQRQHRLRNEVTTLVRLPKNERADVNKVESLLIRTKAGGYVPLGNVARINKILAPAFIVRRKGQRVEKIGAEILPEENIPMVTKMVQQYLIPELEGRYSGIKVVFGGDQEEIAKSVSRLELGTGFALAAIYILLAIAFRNYIQPIVIMAIIPFGAVGAILGHLILGYGLSVVSLMGMLALAGVVVNDSLILVEYANKKLEQDETALNAIKEACRRRIRPILLTTITTFVGLAPMVFETSRQAQFVVPMSVSLGFGILFTTLVCLLVLPCLYLVINEKQKPVVIAVDNLLVKQ, encoded by the coding sequence ATGAAATCTAATCCTATTTCTTGGATGATACGCCATGGAGTTGCGCCACATTTATTGATGCTTGCCTTGATTTTAGGCGGGTTAGTGATGTCATTTATTATCCGTAAAGAATATATGCCTGAAACATCAAGGGATACATTATCTGTATATGTCTCTTATCCAGGTGCCGCACCAAGTGAAATAGAACACAGCATAGCAGTCCCTATTGAAGCTGCTATACATAGTTTATCGGGTATCAGTGAAGTAAATACTTTCATTGGTACTGGTTGGGTGAGAGTACGGGCACAGTTAGAGGCAGGCGCAAACGGCCAAAAAATTTATCAAGATGCGCAACAAGTGGTCAATCGCATATCCTCTTTTCCTGCATCTATGGAGCGACCAAGAGTAAAATTAGATACCCGAGTGATTGATGTGATGGAGCTGATTGTTCATGGAGATATGGACAGATTTACTTTAAAGCGCTTAACAGAGCAAGTAAGAGACCGTATTTTACAATCTCCCTATATTTCACAAATTAAATTAAAAGGATTTCCAAAAGAAGAGATACATGTAGAAATATCTCAGGCTGATCTACAAGCTTACGGCCTCACCTTAAATCAAGTTTCAGCATTATTAAAAAAGAATGTGGTAGAACAATCGGCAGGTAAAATTAAAGCAAATAATGGCGATATTATTGTTTCTGTTGATCAGCGGGCATTTTGGGCGCAAAAACTTAAAAATGTGCCAGTGATCTCTGATAAATCGGGTGATCAACTCACATTAGGCGATATTGCAAAAGTGACAGAAGGCTTTGCAGATGAGCGAAATTTAGTCACCTATAACGGGCAATTATCTGCGCAATTGAATATCTATCGTATGGGAGAGCAAACACCATCACAAATAGCACAATCAATTGAAAAAATGTGGCCAGAAATATTAGCTATGTTGCCAGAAAATGCAGGCATTGCCATAGTAGATGATGATGCTAAAAATTATCAAAAACGTCTGAGCTTATTGCTTAAAAATGCGTTTTTAGGTTTGCTTTTAGTGCTTATTATTATGAGCTTATTTTTACAGTTTAAATTGGCATTTTGGGTTGTTGCGGGTATTCCCTCATCGTTTTTAGGCGCTATGTTATTTTTACCTGTATTTGATGTGTCTATTAATATGGTCTCTATGTTTGGCTTTATTATAGCGTTAGGCATTGTGGTAGATGATGCCATTATTGCAGGAGAAAATATCTATGCACACATGCAAGAGGGACTCTCTTTTCATGACGCGGCAATTAAAGGCGCTAATGAAGTAGCAAAACCACTCACTTTTGCAATATTAACCAATATTGTGGCATTTTTACCTTTATTACTACTACCTGGCAGCATGAAGTTGTTATTTGGGGCAATCCCTATTGTGGTCGTTTTATGCTTTGTTGTATCTTGGATTGAAGCGCTATTTATTTTGCCATCACACTTAGCGCATATAAAAGATAAACCACCCAATAAATTCGAGATTGCATTAAACAAAGCGCAGTCACGGTGTAATTATGGTTTGAACAAATTTGTTAATGATGTTTATTTTCCAATACTTAATAAATGTTTGAATTGGCCAGCCTTAACACTTGCTGTTGCTGCTTTTATTTTTTGTATTGTATTGGCGTATGCCTTTAGCGGAAAAATGGGTTTTAGTCTTTATCCAAAAATGGATGCTAGATGGGTAAAAGCCAGTTACGAGATATCAGAAACTACAACTGAGCAACAAGCAATTGCCTTGAGAGGCTTATTAGAAAATAGCGCAAAATCTATGATAGCTGACTATAAAATAGCAGACAGTGTGGTCAGTATTCGCAGCATTATTAGAGATAACAGTGTTGAAGTGGCGTTATTGCTGGTGGAAAGTGAAGAACGAGAATACGCAACACGAGATATAAAGCAATTTTGGAGAGTGCAAGCAAAGTCACTATCACGATATGGCAAACTGAGATTTAGTGGTGCAAGAAGAGGCTCTAGTGCTTTGGCTACGGCTTCTCTAACAATAGAATTAAGGCACAGTGATAGCACTATTTTGGCTCAGGGAGCAAAAGACGCTGTCAGTTTTTTAGATTCAATAGAGCATGTTGTTGCAACAGTGAATTCCTTGGAAGAAGGTACACCACAATGGAAATTAACGTTAAATGAAAACGGCAGAGCATTAGGCTTAGATGCCGTTGAGTTATCTAAGCAAATGCGTGCGGCTTTATATGGCGCAAAGGCACAAAGACAGCATAGATTAAGAAATGAAGTCACAACATTGGTGCGATTACCAAAAAATGAACGAGCTGATGTGAATAAAGTGGAGTCATTGCTGATCCGAACAAAAGCTGGAGGTTATGTGCCTTTAGGTAATGTCGCCAGAATAAATAAAATTTTAGCACCTGCTTTTATAGTAAGAAGAAAAGGCCAAAGGGTCGAAAAAATAGGTGCTGAAATACTACCAGAGGAGAATATTCCAATGGTCACTAAAATGGTTCAGCAATATTTAATACCAGAACTTGAGGGCAGGTACTCTGGAATAAAAGTTGTTTTTGGTGGCGATCAAGAAGAAATCGCTAAAAGTGTTTCAAGATTAGAGCTTGGCACTGGGTTTGCTTTAGCTGCCATCTATATTTTGTTAGCTATTGCTTTTAGAAATTATATTCAACCAATTGTGATTATGGCGATTATTCCATTTGGTGCTGTGGGTGCAATTTTAGGGCATTTAATATTGGGTTATGGACTCAGTGTGGTGAGTTTAATGGGCATGTTAGCGTTAGCGGGCGTAGTTGTGAACGATAGTTTGATATTAGTTGAATATGCAAATAAAAAACTTGAACAGGATGAAACAGCACTTAATGCAATTAAAGAAGCCTGTAGACGACGAATAAGACCTATTTTGCTGACAACCATTACAACTTTTGTAGGTTTAGCACCTATGGTATTTGAAACCTCAAGACAGGCACAGTTTGTTGTACCTATGTCAGTGTCTTTAGGGTTTGGCATATTATTTACCACTTTGGTTTGTTTATTGGTTTTACCGTGTTTGTATTTAGTTATAAATGAAAAACAAAAGCCAGTAGTAATAGCAGTAGATAATTTGCTGGTTAAGCAATAA